One genomic region from Phragmites australis chromosome 1, lpPhrAust1.1, whole genome shotgun sequence encodes:
- the LOC133883686 gene encoding uncharacterized protein LOC133883686 — MKRKPGGKNSRRHHHSPRFVGAPQLPPFPLLPPRRRWPPFRPTRRRFRCRLKIPALSSSCAAVPCLLLRSIGQPDPAFLATTAFYEGTKIFLTYPTRSRTYFRSRGDSGDDFFPVAARNREAVSTRIGGAAARPPPPFCAAKPPPRRRDHLHPVNWRSDGSFSTSSIGGMQYADFKWLIRKHLVAVAEAFPSLHPKTSLFTHNDGRAAHVLQADGTIPIHHTCRGGGSALGRRSRRDRGGDRHQDTDLVRFCASSELSFSGTLSAIFVGTFSELLCSCNISKYIWVKLWAAY; from the exons ATGAAGAG AAAACCCGGAGGAAAAAACTCGCGCCGCCACCATCACTCCCCTCGATTCGTCGGTGCCCCCCAACTCCCGCCCTTCCCCCTCCTCCCTCCACGTCGCCGGTGGCCGCCTTTCCGGCCCACCCGACGCCGATTCCGTTGCCGGCTGAAGATACCGGCGCTGTCCTCCTCCTGCGCCGCCGTCCCCTGCCTACTGCTCCGCTCGATCGGGCAACCAGATCCCGCCTTCCTCGCCACCACCGCATTCTACGAGGGCACGAAGATCTTCCTTACATATCCTACGAGGTCACGTACTTACTTCAGATCTAGAGGTGACAGCGGCGATGACTTTTTTCCGGTGGCCGCTAGGAACAGGGAGGCGGTGTCCACGAGGATCGGTGGGGCGGCGGCGCGACCACCCCCACCCTTCTGTGCAGCCAAACCCCCTCCCCGCCGGCGCGACCACCTGCACCCTGTAAATTGGAGATCCGATGGCtccttctccacctcctccatcggCGGCATGCAGTACGCAGACTTCAAGTGGCTGATCCGCAAGCAcctggtggcggtggcggaggccTTTCCGTCTCTCCACCCCAAGACCTCCCTCTTCACCCACAACGACGGCCGGGCCGCCCACGTCCTCCAGGCCGATGGCACCATCCCCATCCACCACACCTgtcgcggcggcggcagcgcccTGGGCCGGCGGTCGCGGCGAGATCGAGGAGGGGATCGCCATCAGGACACCG ATTTGGTGAGGTTTTGTGCGAGCTCGGAGCTGTCATTTAGCGGAACACTTTCTGCGATATTTGTGGGCACCTTTTCTGAATTATTATGCTCGTGTAACATTAGCAAGTATATTTGGGTGAAATTGTGGGCAGCTTATTAG